The DNA region AGCGGGAGCTGCTCGCTCCTCTGAAAAGTTGGGAGAGACGGGAAGCCCTTGCCTTAACCAGGGAAGGGCTGCTGTTTCTCAATACCTTCCTTGCAGAGGCCTTCGCTGAGCTGGATCGCAGTTTGTTAAAGAAAGAGGGCTCTGATTCGGCTTAGTAGCGCGGGAAACCAGGTCTGTTTGGAGTCTATGCCATATATTATAATAAAAAGAAAGATAATAATACAGAAATAACTATTTATGTCATACTTATTGTACTTAATGAGGAATATTAGAAGTATTCTGAACTGGTTCCCTATTTTAACGACGATCAAATATATATTTTCTGTAATAGAGATGATTATATTACATATCTAAAAAAGTATAATGATTGTTATTTTATCGTTGAAAATACTCTTATTGAATCAGGAGATATGAGCATTGACGCTTTTGGAGAATATGCGAAATATATAAACGAAGTGGGATTATTTACTTGTTATAGAAAACAATAAGGCCGCGCCAAGTAGAAATGAAAAAGAGGGAGTTTTGCAACTCCCTCTTAAAAGCAAGATCAGCTATCGTTACTTCGTCAGTTTAAAGATTCGAAACTTGCATTCGTAGCATCAGCGCAGCCGTTGATAAACGCAACATTTTTTAGAAGTTTATATTTATGGTTATCGTAATCGTATTGATAAACAATTGTAAAGGTTCCGGATCCTGCCCAGCTTCCGCTGTCACTGGGGCCGGGAGTTAAATCCAATGTTTGGCCGGGTTCTTTTACATGAAGTTCAAAGGTCTTTACTGTTGTATCACGCCAACTTGAATAACCTTCATTATAGTAGGCCGCTACTGGTGTGGAATCATTGAAGACTGTTGTGTTGTTAGCAACAATAAATAATGAATATTCTATTGTTGGAAGGTCATCAGTGAATTTTAAGATACCCGGAATGATAAAATCCGCTAAGTCAACCGTAGCGCACCCGTTGACAAACTCAACATCCCTTAGAAGTTTATATTTACGGTTGGAATCGTGGAGATATTCATAAACAATTGTAAACGTTCCTGACCCTGCCCATCTTCCGTGGTCGTAGCTGGGAGTTAAACCTAATGTTTGGTCGGGTGCTAGTACATGAAGCTCAAAGGTCTTTGCCGTTGTATCACGCCAAGCTGCATAACGATTATTGTAGTAGGCGGCTACTGGTGTGGAATCATAGAAAGCGGTTGTGTTGTTAGCAACAATAAATAATAAATTTTCTACTGCTGGAAGGTCATCAGTGAATTTTAAGATACCCGGAATGGTAAAATCCGCTAAGTTAACCGTAGCGCACCCGTTGACAAACTCAACATCCCTTAGAAGTTTATAAGCAGAAGACGAGGTTTGATAAACGACTGTAAAGGTTCCGGACCCTGTCCATTTTTTGTGAGATTCACCAGTCATAGCTAAGGTCATTGTAGAATCTATATCATTGACGTGAAGCTCAAATGTTTTTTTAGTTGTATTGCGCCAACCTGCATAATTTGTACTATAATAAGCTTCTATTGGTATATAATAATTGAATACTTCCGTATCATTAGCTACAACATACAGTGCTTTATATACATCTGTTGGAAGAGTGTCGGCAAATTCCAGGATACCGGAGATCGCAAAGTCAGCCAGGTTAACGGCAACGGACCCATTAACGAACGAAACATTTCTTAAAATTCTGGGGTCTCCACTGGAAGCATTATAAAATAGCGTATATGTTCCATTTCCGTCCCATTTTGGATCCGATGAACTTGCATAGTCTTCTATTGTCAAATTACTGCGGGTGTGCAGTTCAAATGTTTTTGAACTTGCATTTTTCCATCCCAGGTTGGATGAATAATAAGCCACCGCCGGCATTCCATTAGCTAAGGATGTTTGACTATTTTCGACAACATAAAAACCAGTAATATCAGGCAGGCTGTCGGTAAATGTCAGAATACCCTTCGGGCCGCTGCTTCCAGACGGATAATGAACCGTAACCGGATGATTAGTACTGTTAATGCCATCTTTTGTGATTTTGACTTTAACGTTTCCCGCTTTGCTTGTAGTAATCCCCAATTTCCAGCTTATTCCGCTTCCGGTCAAACTTCCCATCGCCGCTGTGCCGCCATTATTCGTTAAAGTAATATCGGTTCCAACTAATCCGGTAATTGCGCTTGCAAAAGTCAAAGTTAGTTCAGTAGTAGCCTGGGTATTTGCTGTTCCATCGGCAGTTACAGTAAAAGCAATGCCGTCACCATCGCCGTCACCATCGCCATCGCCGTCACCATCGCCATCGCCGTCACCATCACCATCACCATCACCATCACCATCGCTGCCGCCTAATAATGCAAGCCATGATACCAAACTGCTATAAGCCACTGTCGCACTGCCGTTTACAAATGGGACATTTGCGCGTCCCGTGGCACTATTATCGTTGCCAATATAAATAAGATAATTACCGGTTCCGGTAAACGGAGTTTTATCCATGTTATATAAGCTATAGGGGCTGGCGGTATCCGTGCTTCCGCCAAGCGGATTACTTGCCTTCAAAGCTGCTGTATTTTGAAACAAAGCGGCAGTTCCCGAAACTGTACCGCCTGTAATTGTTAGAGTACCGGGGGTATCTCCGCCGTTGCTGTTGTCGCCCGTGCCGTCCGTACCGCCCGTACCGGTATCGCAGCCAAAAAATGAAAGGCTTAAAACCAGCAATAACAAGCCGAGAGTTCCAAATCCCCTGTTTTTCATTTTCATAAAAACCCCCTTTAAGATTTTTTTACAATTCTATGATTGCATACCAGGAGTATGGGACCTTGTTTTATTTGCTGTCATGAGTAGTTACGCACGAGTTTACATTTTTTGCAGTTCAAGCCGGGAGGAGACGCCGGTTTTCATGTAGACAAAGGACAGGATGTTTTCCACCGTGCGCACTTTTATGCCGAGTCCGGCGGCGATTTGCTTGTTGGAAAGGCCGTCCTTTACCAGGGTAAGGATCTGGGCTTCCCGTTTGGTAAGGAGGCTTAGGGCAGCGGCAATGGTATTCAGTTTCGGCTCCACTGATTTATCAATGTACATTTCCCCTCTCAGGACTGTATTTATGGCCTCTTCAAGTTCGGCTTCGTTCCGGCTTTTGCAGACATAGGCATAGACGCCCATGCTGATCGTGGTGTTCACATGGGAGTAGTCGGTGAAGTTGGTGTAGACCACGAACCTGGGGAGCTCAATCGGCGGATTTGCGGTACGGTTCCGCTCCTTCATCCAGGGAACGAGATCAAGTCCCCAGGCGTCTTCAAGCTGTATGTCAAGGAGTATTATATCGGGCTGGGGGGCGGTAGTTTTACCCGGCGTCAAAAACGCTTTTGCCTCGTTCAGGGTAGACGACGTTCCCAAAACACGCCAGCGCCCCGAAGCGCTAAAGTATGCCTCCAGGCCATTCCGCATAATGGGATGATCCTCTAGTATGAAAAGGTTCGGGAGAGTTTTCATGCCTGATCGTCCCCTTCGGGTACTTCGATGCAAACCATAAAGCCGTTGTCCTTTTCGCTGCGTACCGTAAAGGTGGCGCCTATGATGGCGGCTCGCTGACGCATGGTTCTCATGCCCAGGCCTCCCTGCGGTATGCCTGGGGAGAGCCCTGCGCCGTCATCGGAAACACAGAGCAGAATATTCCGGTTTTGCCGCCGGGCTATGAGGAAAGCCTTTTGAGCCCCCGAA from Treponema primitia ZAS-2 includes:
- a CDS encoding response regulator transcription factor, which produces MKTLPNLFILEDHPIMRNGLEAYFSASGRWRVLGTSSTLNEAKAFLTPGKTTAPQPDIILLDIQLEDAWGLDLVPWMKERNRTANPPIELPRFVVYTNFTDYSHVNTTISMGVYAYVCKSRNEAELEEAINTVLRGEMYIDKSVEPKLNTIAAALSLLTKREAQILTLVKDGLSNKQIAAGLGIKVRTVENILSFVYMKTGVSSRLELQKM